From one Deltaproteobacteria bacterium RBG_16_64_85 genomic stretch:
- a CDS encoding 50S ribosomal protein L20, translating to MPRVKRAVHSHKKRRKILKAAKGFRGGRGRLFRTAKEAVARALQYAYRDRRNKKREIRSLWIVRVNAAARENGLSYSQFMFGLSKAGVDVDRKVLADLAINDAAAFRALAETARAAIG from the coding sequence ATGCCACGCGTAAAACGAGCCGTACATTCCCACAAGAAGCGCCGCAAGATCCTCAAGGCGGCGAAAGGATTCCGCGGCGGGCGCGGGCGCCTGTTCCGCACCGCGAAGGAAGCGGTGGCGCGAGCGCTCCAGTACGCCTACCGCGACCGGCGCAACAAGAAAAGGGAGATCCGCTCCCTCTGGATCGTGCGGGTCAATGCCGCCGCCCGCGAAAACGGTCTCTCCTACAGCCAGTTCATGTTCGGCCTTTCGAAGGCCGGCGTCGATGTCGACCGGAAGGTCCTTGCGGACCTCGCGATCAACGACGCAGCGGCGTTCCGGGCGCTGGCGGAGACGGCCAGGGCCGCCATCGGGTAG
- a CDS encoding 50S ribosomal protein L35 produces MPKMKSNRGANKRFKATGRGGIQRAKAGKSHILSTKNRKRKRGLRKSALVNPANEKSIRRLLPYL; encoded by the coding sequence ATGCCGAAGATGAAGTCGAACCGGGGAGCGAACAAGCGCTTCAAAGCGACGGGAAGGGGCGGGATCCAGCGCGCCAAGGCGGGGAAAAGCCACATTCTCTCCACGAAGAACCGGAAGAGGAAGCGGGGGCTGCGGAAGTCTGCCCTCGTGAACCCGGCGAACGAGAAGTCGATCCGGCGCCTGCTGCCTTATCTCTAA
- a CDS encoding phenylalanine--tRNA ligase subunit beta produces the protein MKILYSWLKEFVDTRLSSAEIQDALTMAGIEVSSCRFLGEGLENVVVAKILAQGQHPNADKLSLCRVTDGSSEYGIVCGARNMNPGDVVALARIGAKLPNGVEIRKAKIRGEVSEGMLCSEMELRLSEESAGILILPPETPVGKPMADALGLSDWMLEVEITPNRGDCLSVLGVAREVAAITGVKVRLPSVDLRENGPAISDAASVSVTDAELCPRYSARVITDVTVAPSPLFLRRRLALCGIRPINNIVDITNYLLLELGQPMHAFDLDRLAGGTIGVRRSGVPRKFTTLDGGERDILPEMLLIWDGEGPVAVAGVMGGRNTEVLPTTRRVLFESAHFAPASIRRTSRRLGLSSESSYRFERGVDPGGTMYAADRAVSLFSRFSSFSVARGSFDVGGGKDFSRTVTFRPARASRIMGREYTEKECGEVFSRLDFAVRKEEPGRWSVTVPPHRFDIEREIDLVEEVARITGYEEIPVTYPESGAPDFSPDDRFAKLVEDASEFLRMHGFNQAINFSFVSEKEWERYAALLAFDSSDAIRLENPISEDTTMMRPHLLMGLLHNVASNVRRFIEDVRLFEVGKAFGKSLTEGHFEEPRLGFVLYGRRLPGNWSGGQAAVDFYDAKAVASSLTEFLGAAPFHFIPAESRPFLETGVAAEILKDGENVGWVGAVRRELAQALDIPGIVYYGEIRIGAATAVNPPAAQYRAMPKFPPVFRDIACILPVHVPVGDVLAMVSELSEEIESAAVFDIYMGEKIGEGNKSVAFRVKIQPPDRTLTDAEVNSIHTKIVKLLENRFGGKIRAS, from the coding sequence GTGAAAATTCTTTATTCCTGGCTCAAAGAATTCGTCGACACGCGGCTTTCCTCCGCGGAGATCCAGGATGCTTTGACGATGGCGGGGATCGAGGTTTCTTCCTGCAGGTTCCTTGGGGAAGGGCTCGAAAACGTCGTCGTCGCGAAAATTCTCGCGCAAGGACAGCACCCCAACGCAGACAAGCTTTCTCTTTGCCGCGTGACCGACGGCTCCAGCGAGTACGGCATTGTCTGCGGCGCCAGGAACATGAATCCCGGCGACGTCGTCGCGCTCGCCCGCATCGGTGCGAAGCTTCCCAACGGCGTGGAAATCAGGAAAGCGAAGATCCGTGGGGAGGTTTCGGAGGGGATGCTCTGCTCGGAGATGGAACTGCGCCTGTCGGAGGAGTCGGCGGGGATCCTGATCCTCCCCCCCGAAACCCCGGTCGGCAAACCCATGGCGGATGCCCTGGGGCTTTCGGACTGGATGCTGGAAGTGGAGATCACACCGAACAGGGGCGACTGCCTGAGCGTGCTGGGCGTGGCCCGGGAGGTCGCCGCCATCACCGGGGTGAAGGTCCGCCTCCCCTCCGTCGACCTCCGCGAGAACGGGCCTGCGATTTCAGACGCGGCCTCCGTGTCGGTGACGGACGCGGAGCTTTGCCCCCGGTACTCCGCCCGCGTGATCACCGACGTGACGGTCGCTCCTTCCCCTCTCTTCCTGCGACGGCGTCTCGCCCTCTGCGGCATCCGCCCGATCAACAATATCGTCGACATCACCAATTACCTCCTTCTCGAACTGGGGCAGCCAATGCACGCCTTCGACCTCGACCGGCTGGCCGGTGGAACGATCGGCGTGCGCAGGTCGGGGGTTCCGCGGAAGTTCACCACCCTGGACGGCGGCGAACGGGACATCCTGCCGGAGATGCTTCTCATCTGGGATGGGGAAGGCCCCGTTGCGGTGGCGGGGGTGATGGGGGGACGGAACACCGAGGTGCTGCCCACCACTCGGCGGGTCCTGTTCGAGAGCGCGCATTTCGCCCCCGCCTCGATCCGCCGGACCTCCCGTCGACTGGGGTTGTCGAGCGAGTCCTCCTACCGCTTCGAACGAGGCGTTGACCCCGGCGGAACGATGTACGCCGCGGACCGCGCGGTTTCCCTGTTCTCACGATTCTCCTCCTTTTCGGTCGCGCGAGGGAGCTTTGACGTCGGGGGAGGGAAGGACTTTTCGCGCACGGTGACGTTTCGTCCTGCGAGGGCGAGCCGGATCATGGGCCGGGAATACACGGAAAAGGAATGCGGGGAGGTCTTTTCACGCCTTGATTTTGCCGTTAGGAAAGAGGAACCCGGCCGGTGGAGCGTAACCGTCCCTCCGCACCGGTTCGACATCGAACGGGAGATCGACCTTGTGGAGGAGGTCGCCCGCATCACCGGTTACGAAGAGATTCCCGTTACCTACCCCGAATCCGGGGCTCCCGACTTCTCTCCGGACGACCGCTTCGCGAAGCTCGTGGAAGACGCTTCGGAGTTCCTCCGGATGCATGGGTTTAACCAGGCCATCAACTTCTCCTTCGTTTCGGAGAAGGAGTGGGAGCGGTATGCGGCGCTTCTGGCCTTCGACTCGTCGGACGCCATCCGGCTCGAAAATCCGATCTCCGAAGACACAACGATGATGCGGCCCCACCTGTTGATGGGTCTGCTCCACAACGTGGCATCGAACGTGCGCCGCTTCATCGAGGACGTGCGGTTGTTCGAGGTGGGCAAGGCGTTCGGAAAGTCGCTCACGGAGGGCCATTTCGAAGAACCGCGTCTGGGGTTCGTTCTGTATGGCCGCAGACTGCCCGGCAACTGGAGCGGCGGGCAGGCCGCCGTCGACTTCTACGACGCAAAGGCTGTCGCCTCGTCTCTCACGGAATTTCTGGGCGCCGCCCCGTTCCATTTCATCCCCGCGGAATCTCGTCCGTTTCTTGAGACCGGAGTTGCCGCGGAAATATTGAAGGACGGAGAGAACGTCGGATGGGTGGGCGCGGTTCGCAGGGAGCTCGCGCAAGCGTTGGATATTCCGGGCATTGTATATTACGGGGAGATCCGGATCGGCGCAGCGACGGCTGTCAATCCTCCGGCGGCGCAGTACCGGGCGATGCCGAAGTTTCCTCCCGTTTTCCGGGATATTGCCTGCATCCTTCCGGTGCACGTACCCGTGGGGGATGTGCTGGCCATGGTTTCCGAGCTGTCCGAGGAAATCGAGTCGGCTGCGGTT
- a CDS encoding translation initiation factor IF-3, whose product MRLVGVENEQLGVVSTQEALQRARALDLDLVEVAPTAAPPVCRIMDYGKFKYTQSKREQEARKKQTVIQVKEIKVRPKTDEHDLNIKIKHIRRFLEEGDKVKVTVRFRGRELTYASQSGFEILKHVTEAIGDLSKIESPAKMEGKTMMMVVAPTAHKKKPVGQPSPKPAEKQEGR is encoded by the coding sequence GTGAGACTGGTAGGGGTCGAGAACGAACAGCTGGGAGTCGTTTCCACACAGGAAGCGCTGCAGAGGGCGCGGGCCCTCGACCTCGACCTTGTCGAGGTGGCGCCGACCGCGGCGCCTCCGGTTTGCCGGATCATGGATTACGGGAAGTTCAAGTACACGCAGAGCAAGCGCGAGCAGGAGGCACGGAAGAAACAGACCGTCATCCAGGTCAAGGAGATCAAGGTCCGGCCCAAGACGGACGAGCATGATCTGAACATAAAGATCAAGCACATCCGTAGATTCCTGGAGGAAGGCGACAAGGTGAAGGTGACCGTGCGGTTCCGCGGACGGGAGCTGACCTACGCCTCGCAGAGCGGCTTCGAGATCCTGAAGCACGTCACGGAGGCGATCGGCGACCTTTCCAAGATCGAATCTCCCGCGAAGATGGAGGGGAAGACGATGATGATGGTCGTCGCACCCACGGCCCACAAGAAAAAGCCCGTCGGCCAGCCCTCCCCCAAGCCGGCGGAAAAACAGGAGGGACGGTAA
- a CDS encoding phenylalanine--tRNA ligase subunit alpha, which produces MPDAFDRVRELSEAGLRAIDAARTESDLLEAKGQYFGKKGAISEILKTIASLPIEEKKRIGAAANEARGALESAFDARLAGLREKERLAKEGKERIDVTLPGRAPAIGHRHPVSRTMAEIISIFQRLGFSVRGGPEIEKDYYNFEALNIPKDHPARDMQDTFYVDWPGGDLVLRTHTSPIQIRTMETMRPPVRVIAPGAVYRCDSDVTHSPMFHQVEGFAVDRNTTMADLKGLLTEFCRMMFGPDHPLRFRPSFFPFTEPSAEVDIRCVICRGAGCRVCKDSGWLEILGCGMIDPSVFGFVGYDAEEHTGFAFGMGVERIAMLRHGINDIRLFFENDIRFLSQF; this is translated from the coding sequence TTGCCGGACGCATTCGACCGGGTCAGGGAACTGTCGGAAGCCGGGCTGCGCGCGATCGACGCGGCAAGGACCGAGAGCGACCTCCTCGAGGCCAAGGGGCAGTACTTCGGGAAAAAGGGCGCGATTTCCGAGATCCTGAAGACGATCGCCTCCCTTCCGATCGAGGAGAAGAAGCGAATCGGCGCGGCGGCCAACGAGGCGCGAGGCGCGCTGGAATCCGCCTTCGATGCCCGCCTCGCCGGCCTCCGCGAGAAGGAGCGCCTCGCGAAAGAGGGGAAGGAACGGATCGACGTAACCCTCCCCGGCCGGGCTCCCGCCATCGGGCACCGGCATCCCGTCTCCCGGACGATGGCGGAGATCATCTCCATCTTCCAGCGGCTGGGCTTCTCCGTGCGCGGCGGGCCGGAGATCGAAAAGGACTATTACAACTTCGAAGCCCTGAACATCCCCAAGGATCACCCCGCCAGGGACATGCAGGACACCTTTTACGTGGACTGGCCGGGCGGGGATCTGGTCTTGCGGACCCACACCTCCCCGATCCAGATCCGCACGATGGAGACGATGCGCCCGCCGGTGCGCGTGATTGCCCCGGGGGCGGTCTACCGGTGCGACTCCGACGTCACTCACAGCCCGATGTTCCACCAGGTGGAAGGGTTTGCCGTCGATCGGAACACCACGATGGCCGACCTTAAAGGGCTGCTCACGGAGTTCTGCCGCATGATGTTCGGCCCCGACCACCCCCTGCGGTTCCGGCCGAGCTTTTTCCCCTTCACCGAGCCTTCGGCGGAGGTCGACATCCGTTGCGTCATCTGCAGGGGCGCAGGCTGCCGCGTCTGCAAAGACTCGGGCTGGCTGGAAATCCTCGGGTGCGGGATGATCGACCCGTCGGTCTTCGGATTTGTGGGATACGACGCGGAAGAACATACGGGTTTCGCCTTCGGCATGGGCGTGGAGCGCATCGCGATGCTGCGCCACGGCATCAACGACATTCGCCTGTTTTTCGAGAACGACATCCGCTTCCTATCGCAATTCTAG